A genome region from Streptomyces xanthophaeus includes the following:
- a CDS encoding serine hydrolase domain-containing protein, with translation MKPTHLRLRRACAAAAATGVLIAPAAAGSASGAAGPGRSAPASAAAATPTPTPSSSSSPSPNADTGFTPLTPAVAAQLDAAVRRVMREAQVPGVTVGLWAPGKGSYVRSFGVADKATGAPMAPDLHVRIGSETKTFTVTALLQLVDQGKVGLDDHIGAYVTGVPNGDRITLRELAGMRSGLFNYSMDGDFIKQLEADPEKYVSPQQLLDYSFKHPVQFEPGAEFDYSNTNLILLGLVVEKITGRPLHEVITQDVLGPAGLRSTVFPTSPALPAPYAHGYTDQTASGKVVDSTHWNPSWAWAAGEMVSDLQDLRSWARTLATGTLLKPATQAERLKTTPMDIPGAGYGLGIFDVQGWIGHNGSIPGYEVLPVYLPSAQATMVIVLNTDSQYKGQEPSTLFGEAVTSIVTPDHVYPGHKPVAPKTG, from the coding sequence GTGAAGCCAACCCACCTCCGGCTGCGCCGGGCCTGCGCGGCCGCCGCCGCGACAGGAGTGCTCATCGCCCCGGCCGCCGCGGGCTCCGCGTCCGGGGCAGCCGGTCCCGGCCGGTCCGCTCCCGCCTCCGCGGCCGCCGCCACCCCAACCCCCACCCCTTCCTCTTCCTCTTCCCCTTCCCCGAACGCCGATACGGGCTTCACGCCCCTCACACCGGCCGTCGCAGCACAACTCGACGCGGCCGTGCGCCGGGTCATGCGCGAGGCGCAGGTGCCGGGCGTGACGGTCGGGCTGTGGGCCCCCGGCAAGGGGAGCTACGTACGGTCCTTCGGTGTGGCGGACAAGGCGACCGGCGCGCCGATGGCTCCCGACCTCCACGTGCGCATCGGCAGTGAGACCAAGACGTTCACCGTCACCGCCCTCCTCCAGCTGGTCGACCAGGGGAAGGTGGGCCTGGACGACCACATCGGCGCCTACGTCACAGGAGTTCCGAACGGCGACCGCATCACCCTGCGGGAACTGGCGGGCATGCGCAGCGGACTCTTCAACTACAGCATGGACGGGGACTTCATCAAGCAGCTCGAGGCCGATCCGGAAAAGTACGTCTCACCACAGCAGTTGCTCGACTACTCCTTCAAGCACCCCGTGCAGTTCGAGCCGGGCGCGGAGTTCGACTACAGCAACACCAACCTGATCCTGCTCGGCCTGGTGGTGGAGAAGATCACCGGGCGGCCGCTCCACGAGGTCATCACCCAGGACGTCCTGGGACCGGCCGGGCTGCGCAGCACGGTCTTCCCGACGAGCCCGGCCCTGCCGGCGCCCTACGCACACGGCTACACCGACCAGACGGCCTCGGGCAAGGTCGTGGACTCGACCCACTGGAATCCCTCCTGGGCCTGGGCCGCCGGAGAGATGGTCTCCGACCTCCAGGACCTCCGCAGCTGGGCCCGCACGCTCGCCACCGGCACGCTGTTGAAGCCGGCGACCCAGGCCGAGCGCCTGAAGACCACCCCGATGGACATTCCGGGTGCCGGCTACGGACTGGGCATCTTCGACGTCCAGGGCTGGATCGGCCACAACGGCTCGATCCCCGGGTACGAGGTCCTGCCCGTCTACCTGCCGTCGGCACAGGCGACGATGGTCATCGTCCTGAACACCGACAGCCAGTACAAGGGCCAGGAGCCCAGCACGCTCTTCGGCGAGGCGGTCACGAGCATCGTCACCCCCGATCACGTGTATCCCGGCCACAAACCGGTCGCGCCCAAGACCGGCTGA
- a CDS encoding phytase: MRVIPSRRTPAVAAAAMVALGVIAGPAHAEAATDGGTAPSLPRVAASVETPSLFDDEAGGNANADDPAIWRNARNPDASLVIATAKEGGLRVYDLDGRQVQALPAPAPPRDGDKPGRFNNVDLITGLRFPDGRHDVAVVSDRGRDQLRVYRIDPKRPAAPLVDVTDETAAPQIFSSSQDEVNDQRTAYGLAAYTDRRSGRSYAVTSRRHATDLALAELLPNAQGKVGYRTVRTTSLPASFTLPNGKSWTPCGEPGERPQVEGMVVDPDTGDLYAGQEDVGIWKLDADLRSPARLIEKVRSFGVPGTWNPGTEECDAGADPGFGGRHISADVEGLTIWRDPKHPGHGGYLLASSQGDDTFAVFDREHGNAYVRGFRIGDGATPGSPDGSQECDGAAVTSAPLGKKFPNGLLVVQDGHNTPGTTGADGEARTDTDFKFVDLGLLKRAARL, translated from the coding sequence ATGCGCGTGATCCCGAGCAGGCGGACCCCGGCCGTGGCCGCGGCGGCCATGGTGGCCCTGGGCGTGATCGCCGGACCGGCGCACGCCGAGGCGGCGACCGACGGCGGCACCGCGCCGTCGCTGCCCCGGGTGGCGGCCTCCGTCGAGACGCCCTCCCTCTTCGACGACGAGGCCGGCGGCAACGCGAACGCCGACGACCCCGCGATCTGGCGCAATGCCAGGAACCCCGACGCCAGTCTGGTCATCGCCACCGCCAAGGAGGGCGGCCTGCGCGTCTACGACCTGGACGGACGCCAGGTGCAGGCCCTGCCCGCCCCCGCGCCGCCGAGGGACGGCGACAAGCCCGGACGCTTCAACAACGTCGACCTGATCACCGGACTCCGCTTCCCGGACGGCCGCCACGACGTGGCCGTCGTCTCCGACCGCGGCCGCGACCAGCTGCGCGTCTACCGGATCGACCCGAAGCGGCCCGCCGCCCCGCTGGTCGACGTCACCGACGAAACCGCCGCCCCGCAGATCTTCTCCAGCAGCCAGGACGAGGTCAACGACCAGCGGACCGCCTACGGCCTCGCGGCCTACACCGACCGCCGCAGCGGCCGCTCGTACGCGGTCACCAGCCGGCGCCACGCCACTGACCTCGCACTGGCCGAACTGCTGCCGAACGCCCAGGGCAAGGTCGGCTACCGCACCGTCCGCACCACCTCGCTGCCCGCCTCCTTCACCCTGCCGAACGGGAAGAGCTGGACACCGTGCGGCGAACCGGGCGAGCGGCCCCAGGTCGAGGGCATGGTCGTCGATCCCGACACCGGTGACCTCTACGCCGGTCAGGAGGACGTCGGCATCTGGAAGCTCGACGCCGACCTGCGCTCGCCCGCCCGCCTCATCGAGAAGGTCCGCTCCTTCGGCGTGCCCGGCACCTGGAACCCGGGGACGGAGGAGTGCGACGCGGGCGCGGACCCCGGCTTCGGCGGCCGGCACATCTCCGCCGACGTGGAAGGCCTGACGATCTGGCGCGACCCGAAGCACCCCGGCCACGGCGGCTACCTGCTCGCGTCCAGCCAGGGCGACGACACCTTCGCCGTCTTCGACCGTGAGCACGGCAACGCGTACGTCCGCGGCTTCCGCATCGGCGACGGTGCGACGCCCGGCTCGCCGGACGGTTCGCAGGAGTGCGACGGCGCCGCCGTCACCAGCGCACCGCTGGGCAAGAAGTTCCCGAACGGCCTGCTGGTCGTCCAGGACGGCCACAACACCCCGGGGACCACCGGAGCCGACGGCGAGGCCCGTACCGACACCGACTTCAAGTTCGTCGACCTCGGGCTCCTGAAGCGGGCCGCCCGCCTCTGA
- a CDS encoding response regulator transcription factor — protein MHALLVEDDDRMAQALGTALAQRGHTVRRVGRALDALRHVHEAGFVLLDLGLPDLDGLELLRRLRTVCDAPLIVVTARCEERDIVQGLRAGADDYVVKPFRMAELMARIDSVRRRTDPHPGRPDPAPTGSRPVRAGDVEVDLAGRTVTVAGAVVRLTRREFDVLAFLAARPDEVHSREVILDRIWGDAFLAASRSLDVHVAGIRAKTGRSGLVRTVRGFGYQLGLPAPVPDPAAGPDPAAGPAPDVRGGER, from the coding sequence ATGCACGCGCTTCTCGTCGAGGACGACGATCGCATGGCCCAGGCCCTGGGCACGGCCCTCGCCCAGCGCGGGCACACCGTCCGCCGGGTCGGGCGGGCCCTGGACGCCTTGCGGCACGTCCACGAGGCCGGGTTCGTCCTGCTCGACCTGGGCCTTCCCGACCTCGACGGGCTGGAGCTGCTGCGGCGGCTGCGGACCGTGTGCGACGCGCCGCTGATCGTGGTGACCGCGCGCTGCGAGGAGCGCGACATCGTCCAGGGCCTGCGGGCGGGGGCCGACGACTACGTGGTCAAGCCGTTCCGGATGGCCGAGCTCATGGCCCGGATCGACTCCGTACGGCGCCGGACGGACCCGCACCCGGGCCGTCCGGACCCCGCACCGACCGGGTCGCGGCCGGTGCGCGCCGGCGATGTCGAGGTGGACCTCGCGGGCCGCACCGTCACGGTGGCGGGCGCCGTTGTACGCCTCACCCGACGCGAGTTCGACGTGCTCGCCTTCCTGGCCGCCCGCCCGGACGAGGTGCACTCCCGCGAGGTGATCCTGGACCGGATCTGGGGCGACGCCTTCCTCGCGGCCTCCCGCTCCCTGGACGTCCATGTGGCGGGCATCCGCGCCAAGACCGGCCGCTCCGGCCTCGTGCGTACGGTCCGGGGGTTCGGCTACCAGCTCGGCCTCCCCGCCCCCGTACCGGACCCGGCCGCCGGCCCGGACCCGGCCGCCGGCCCCGCCCCGGACGTGCGGGGCGGCGAGCGGTGA
- a CDS encoding PaaX family transcriptional regulator, which translates to MADSPLRPSSLINTVYGAFLRRLGGWISVADLITLMSELDVDGPAARSAISRLKKKGVLEPERRGATGYRLSPGAQPVFDEGDRRIFGSLEPAKLSDGWAMAVFSVPESERSYRYQLRTRLTWLGFGNIAPGVWLAPGRLLGDARDMLVRLGLSEYVHLFAAEYAAFSDLPGTVSSWWDFPAIEEQYAGFTEAYGPVAAGLAERPAVDGAEAFRHYVPMLTQWRRLPYLDPGLPAELLPADWNAVAARQIFQQLNEVLAPPSLRHVQEVTGLAEA; encoded by the coding sequence ATGGCGGACAGTCCCCTCAGGCCCAGCTCGTTGATCAACACGGTCTACGGGGCGTTCCTGCGACGCCTCGGCGGCTGGATCTCCGTCGCCGACCTGATCACCCTGATGTCCGAGCTGGACGTGGACGGCCCGGCGGCACGCTCGGCGATCTCCCGGCTCAAGAAGAAGGGCGTCCTCGAACCGGAACGCCGGGGCGCCACCGGGTACCGGCTCAGCCCGGGCGCGCAGCCCGTCTTCGACGAGGGCGACCGGCGCATCTTCGGCAGCCTGGAACCGGCGAAGCTGAGCGACGGCTGGGCCATGGCCGTCTTCTCCGTACCGGAATCCGAGCGCTCCTACCGCTACCAGCTGCGCACCCGGCTGACCTGGCTGGGCTTCGGGAACATCGCCCCCGGCGTGTGGCTGGCGCCCGGCCGGCTCCTCGGCGACGCCCGCGACATGCTCGTCCGGCTCGGGCTCAGCGAGTACGTGCACCTGTTCGCCGCCGAATACGCGGCCTTCAGCGACCTGCCCGGCACGGTCAGCTCGTGGTGGGACTTCCCGGCGATCGAGGAGCAGTACGCCGGATTCACCGAGGCCTACGGCCCGGTCGCCGCGGGACTGGCCGAGCGGCCCGCCGTCGACGGCGCCGAGGCTTTCCGCCACTATGTCCCGATGCTCACCCAGTGGCGCCGCCTGCCGTACCTCGACCCCGGGCTGCCCGCCGAGCTGCTCCCCGCGGACTGGAACGCGGTGGCCGCGCGGCAGATCTTCCAGCAGCTGAACGAGGTGCTCGCCCCGCCCAGCCTGCGCCACGTGCAGGAGGTCACCGGCCTGGCCGAGGCCTGA
- a CDS encoding MFS transporter codes for MPAPPPGDERRKRRLALVGGSLGNLVEWYDWFVYASFAIYFADSFFPGDNPTTQLMNTAGIFAVGFLMRPVGGWILGRAADRHGRKSALTLTVTMMSVAALLIAVAPTYGQAGYFGALVLLLARLLQGMSIGGEYAASATYLTEASARNRRGLGSSFQYVSMTCGQLLGLGILITLQHTLTTAQLQSWGWRLPFLLGALFAVVVFWLRRRLQETDAFKEESSAPGEDAHDDSTRGTLKALWQYRRQAGLVMALTLGGTVAYYTYTTYLTKYLVGSAGMEKTTATLVSFTALTLFAVLQPFAGMLSDRIGRRPLLITFAVGCTVGTYPIMTALGSASSYWSALGLSLLALVIITGYTSINAAVKAELFPTRVRALGVALPYAIANALFGGTAEYVALWFKNSGHETMFFWYVSGCALISLVTYVLMPDTRNAALSRAEAEAEAGGESEQDRPAAAPAEAAR; via the coding sequence ATGCCCGCGCCGCCGCCCGGGGACGAGCGCAGGAAGCGCCGTCTCGCCCTGGTCGGCGGCTCGCTCGGCAATCTCGTCGAGTGGTACGACTGGTTCGTCTACGCGAGCTTCGCGATCTACTTCGCCGATTCCTTCTTCCCCGGCGACAACCCGACCACCCAGCTGATGAACACGGCGGGGATCTTCGCCGTCGGCTTCCTGATGCGGCCCGTCGGCGGGTGGATCCTGGGCCGTGCCGCCGACCGCCACGGGCGCAAGAGCGCGCTCACCCTCACCGTCACCATGATGTCGGTGGCCGCCCTGCTGATCGCCGTCGCCCCGACCTACGGCCAGGCCGGGTACTTCGGCGCCCTGGTGCTGCTGCTCGCCCGGCTGCTCCAGGGGATGAGCATCGGCGGCGAGTACGCGGCCAGTGCCACCTACCTGACGGAGGCGTCGGCCCGGAACCGGCGCGGGCTGGGCTCCTCCTTCCAGTACGTGTCCATGACCTGCGGCCAGCTGCTCGGACTGGGCATCCTGATCACCCTTCAGCACACCTTGACCACCGCCCAGTTGCAGAGCTGGGGCTGGCGGCTCCCGTTCCTCCTCGGGGCGTTGTTCGCGGTGGTCGTCTTCTGGCTGCGGCGCCGCCTGCAGGAGACCGACGCGTTCAAGGAGGAGTCGTCGGCGCCGGGCGAGGACGCCCACGACGACAGCACGCGGGGCACGCTGAAGGCCCTGTGGCAGTACCGGCGGCAGGCGGGGCTGGTCATGGCGCTCACCCTCGGCGGCACCGTGGCCTACTACACCTACACCACCTACCTCACCAAGTACCTGGTCGGCAGCGCGGGCATGGAGAAGACCACCGCCACGCTCGTCAGCTTCACCGCGCTGACCCTCTTCGCCGTGCTGCAGCCCTTCGCCGGCATGCTGTCCGACCGGATCGGCCGCCGGCCCCTGCTGATCACCTTTGCGGTGGGCTGCACCGTCGGCACGTACCCGATCATGACCGCGCTCGGGTCGGCGTCCTCGTACTGGTCCGCGCTCGGGCTGTCCCTGCTGGCCCTGGTCATCATCACCGGCTACACGTCCATCAACGCGGCGGTCAAGGCCGAGCTGTTCCCGACCCGGGTGCGCGCGCTGGGCGTGGCGCTGCCGTACGCGATCGCCAACGCGCTGTTCGGCGGCACGGCGGAGTACGTGGCGCTCTGGTTCAAGAACAGTGGGCACGAGACCATGTTCTTCTGGTACGTCTCCGGATGCGCGCTGATCTCCCTCGTGACGTACGTACTCATGCCGGACACCCGCAATGCCGCGCTGAGCCGCGCCGAGGCCGAGGCCGAGGCCGGCGGCGAGAGCGAGCAGGATCGGCCGGCGGCGGCTCCCGCCGAGGCGGCGCGCTGA
- a CDS encoding TAXI family TRAP transporter solute-binding subunit yields the protein MTSAEVTRRRLMGLGLGVLAAVSAGCSGDSGPVRRLRLATGPEGGPYNAFGQALAQAVAASGRRIQIVPVSTAASVDNLRKLDDGSVDLALAMADVAEDAVLGREPFPRPITATALARVYVNYTHLLVPADGPVRSVRDLAGRPVAAGAAGSGVQVVAERVLRAAGLSGAPEAAPARAPAPAPPSAADERQLGLAASVNALREGSVDALFWSGGVPTPALADLARELPLRFLPLDAHVGALRERHGPVYTAVTLPAGVYGLTEPVGTIGVGNYLLARADVPQGAVRVLLQVVFERWRELLREVTAGARLEPRFAISTGEVPLHPGAVAHYRSVYG from the coding sequence GTGACCAGCGCAGAAGTGACCAGACGGCGGTTGATGGGCCTCGGCCTCGGGGTCCTGGCCGCGGTGTCGGCCGGCTGCTCGGGGGATTCCGGGCCGGTACGGCGGCTACGGCTCGCCACGGGCCCCGAAGGCGGGCCGTACAACGCTTTCGGGCAGGCCCTCGCGCAGGCCGTGGCCGCGAGCGGCCGCCGGATCCAGATCGTCCCGGTGAGCACCGCGGCCAGCGTGGACAACCTGCGGAAGCTGGACGACGGCTCCGTCGACCTGGCCCTGGCCATGGCGGACGTGGCCGAGGACGCGGTGCTGGGGCGGGAGCCGTTCCCCCGGCCGATCACCGCGACGGCCCTGGCTCGGGTCTACGTGAACTACACGCACCTGCTCGTCCCGGCGGACGGGCCGGTGCGCTCGGTGCGGGATCTCGCCGGCCGTCCGGTCGCGGCGGGTGCGGCGGGCTCGGGGGTGCAGGTCGTGGCGGAACGGGTCCTGCGGGCGGCCGGGCTGAGCGGCGCACCCGAAGCCGCACCGGCCCGCGCACCCGCACCCGCACCGCCGTCAGCGGCGGACGAGCGGCAGCTGGGCCTCGCCGCCTCGGTGAACGCCCTGCGCGAGGGCTCGGTCGACGCGCTGTTCTGGTCCGGAGGGGTGCCCACACCGGCCCTGGCGGATCTGGCGCGCGAGCTGCCGCTGCGTTTCCTGCCGCTCGACGCCCACGTCGGCGCGCTGCGGGAGCGCCACGGCCCCGTCTACACGGCGGTCACGCTGCCGGCGGGCGTGTACGGACTGACGGAGCCGGTGGGAACCATCGGGGTCGGCAACTACCTCCTGGCCCGGGCCGACGTACCGCAGGGCGCCGTACGTGTCCTGCTGCAGGTGGTGTTCGAGCGGTGGCGCGAGCTGCTGCGGGAGGTGACGGCGGGGGCCCGGCTGGAGCCCCGCTTCGCGATCTCGACCGGCGAGGTGCCGCTCCACCCGGGCGCGGTCGCCCACTACCGGTCGGTGTACGGCTGA
- a CDS encoding sensor histidine kinase, with translation MRRRLLAVLMVLMGAAALLLCIPLADAYARGRTEHLLLQRRSEAVRFADLADRMRTAADRAELSAEIGRYAQLYGAGVAVVDSAGATVARAGTGPAAETAMDAATDAATDAGSAAGGASEGAEARRRALTGRSTDRLPTLRPWGPRTVVLAEPVGRDERVSGAVLMAVPTEAARRDVAVRWSLIAAGAFGAFAAAALVAAGITRWLMRPVLDLDRAVGRLTAGSLQARAVSDTGPPELRRLRQHFNTMAEAMADSIGRQRDFVADASHQLRNPLATLVLQLENVEPHIAPGPGLAEHGRALDEAERLEELLDGLLALARVESGTAELGDEDVSRAVRDRVTAWTPVFQAAGVELVATGLAQGLRARALPDAAGRILDALLDNAVKFVPRGGRVEVRATHAADASAVAVVRVADDGPGVPEEQLPLLLRRFARSPEHQNVPGSGLGLAIADEIARISGGRLDVRGNEPRGLVVELRLPSPPPG, from the coding sequence GTGAGACGCAGGCTGCTGGCGGTGCTGATGGTGCTCATGGGGGCGGCGGCGCTGCTGCTCTGCATCCCCCTGGCCGATGCCTACGCACGCGGACGCACCGAGCACCTGCTCCTGCAGCGGCGCTCGGAGGCCGTACGGTTCGCCGACCTCGCCGACCGGATGCGTACCGCCGCCGACCGGGCGGAGCTCTCGGCGGAGATCGGCCGCTACGCCCAGCTCTACGGAGCCGGGGTGGCCGTGGTCGATTCCGCGGGGGCGACGGTGGCCCGGGCCGGGACCGGACCGGCGGCCGAGACCGCCATGGACGCGGCCACGGACGCGGCCACCGACGCCGGTTCCGCCGCGGGCGGCGCCTCCGAAGGGGCGGAAGCCCGTCGCCGTGCCCTCACCGGCCGCTCGACCGACCGGCTGCCCACCCTGCGCCCGTGGGGACCGCGCACCGTCGTGCTGGCCGAACCTGTGGGCCGGGACGAGCGGGTGAGCGGGGCCGTCCTGATGGCCGTGCCCACCGAGGCCGCCCGCCGGGACGTGGCCGTCCGCTGGTCGCTCATCGCTGCCGGGGCGTTCGGCGCCTTCGCGGCAGCCGCCCTGGTCGCGGCCGGGATCACGCGCTGGCTGATGCGCCCGGTACTGGACCTGGACCGGGCGGTCGGGCGACTGACCGCCGGAAGCCTGCAGGCCCGGGCCGTGTCCGACACCGGCCCACCGGAGCTGCGCCGTCTGCGGCAGCACTTCAACACCATGGCGGAGGCGATGGCCGACTCCATCGGCCGCCAGCGCGACTTCGTCGCCGATGCCTCCCACCAGCTGCGCAATCCGCTGGCCACGCTGGTGCTGCAGCTGGAGAACGTCGAGCCGCACATCGCCCCCGGGCCGGGCCTGGCCGAGCACGGCCGGGCGCTGGACGAGGCGGAGCGCCTGGAGGAGCTGCTCGACGGCCTGCTGGCACTGGCCCGTGTGGAGTCGGGTACGGCGGAGCTGGGCGACGAGGACGTGTCGCGTGCGGTACGGGACCGGGTGACGGCCTGGACCCCGGTCTTCCAGGCCGCGGGAGTGGAACTCGTGGCCACCGGCCTCGCGCAGGGCCTGCGGGCGCGCGCCCTGCCCGACGCGGCGGGCCGGATCCTCGACGCGCTCCTCGACAACGCCGTGAAGTTCGTCCCGCGCGGCGGCCGCGTAGAGGTGCGCGCCACGCACGCGGCCGACGCGAGCGCCGTCGCCGTCGTACGGGTCGCGGACGACGGCCCGGGCGTACCGGAGGAGCAGCTGCCGCTGCTGCTGCGCCGCTTCGCGCGCTCCCCGGAGCACCAGAACGTGCCCGGCAGCGGCCTGGGACTGGCCATCGCCGACGAGATCGCCCGGATCAGCGGCGGCCGGCTCGACGTCCGCGGCAATGAGCCGCGCGGCCTGGTCGTGGAGCTCCGGCTGCCGTCCCCTCCCCCTGGGTGA
- a CDS encoding endonuclease/exonuclease/phosphatase family protein, translated as MSVVIGTWNLENLCRPLPPGGPPSNRCAAQDEATYQAKLEGLAATIDHLAPDLLGVQEVGSHEALTDLVDRLGGDWHIALSTHPDRRGIRAGFLSPRPLTVVEDRTAFPDHLPPVRVEDDGTMIRRMGRGGLVVRWSPVPGHTVGVAVCHLKSKLLTFPGNRHSTDDEELRARYASYALYRRAAEAVTMRFVADRLLQGDGRTHEVIVMGDLNDEFKAATTQILYGPPGSQIGTGGFQDTDLGDPRRLWNLAPRILEQGGFSRVFEGQKELIDHILVSQALLPRLERVFTGTEKLPTVDGAHPAAPHDSPSDHAPVLAVLDY; from the coding sequence GTGAGCGTGGTCATCGGTACGTGGAACCTGGAGAACCTGTGCCGCCCCCTGCCCCCGGGCGGCCCGCCCTCGAACCGCTGCGCCGCCCAGGACGAGGCCACCTACCAGGCGAAGCTGGAGGGTCTCGCGGCCACCATCGACCATCTCGCGCCCGATCTCCTCGGCGTCCAGGAAGTGGGCAGCCACGAGGCGCTGACCGATCTGGTCGACCGGCTCGGCGGCGACTGGCACATCGCCCTGTCGACGCACCCCGACCGCCGTGGCATCCGGGCGGGCTTCCTCAGCCCGCGGCCGCTCACCGTGGTCGAGGACCGTACGGCCTTCCCGGACCACCTCCCGCCCGTCCGGGTCGAGGACGACGGGACCATGATCAGGAGGATGGGCCGCGGCGGCCTGGTCGTGCGCTGGAGTCCCGTGCCCGGCCACACCGTCGGGGTGGCCGTCTGCCACCTCAAGTCGAAACTGCTGACCTTCCCCGGCAACCGTCACAGCACGGACGACGAGGAACTGCGCGCCCGCTACGCCTCGTACGCCCTGTACCGCCGGGCCGCCGAGGCCGTCACCATGCGCTTCGTGGCCGACCGGCTCCTGCAGGGCGACGGCCGCACGCACGAGGTGATCGTGATGGGTGACCTCAACGACGAGTTCAAGGCGGCCACCACGCAGATCCTGTACGGCCCGCCGGGCTCGCAGATCGGTACCGGAGGCTTCCAGGACACCGACCTCGGCGACCCGCGGCGGCTCTGGAACCTCGCGCCGCGCATCCTCGAACAGGGCGGCTTCTCCCGCGTCTTCGAGGGCCAGAAGGAGCTCATCGACCACATCCTGGTGAGCCAGGCGCTGCTGCCGCGGCTGGAGCGGGTCTTCACCGGCACGGAGAAGCTGCCGACGGTGGACGGCGCGCACCCGGCCGCGCCGCACGACAGCCCCTCCGACCATGCGCCGGTCCTCGCCGTACTCGACTACTGA
- a CDS encoding tRNA-dependent cyclodipeptide synthase yields MGLAAQRTRPLLTTATEVFTVRPYTPHCQVISTEGDHAVIGISPGNSYFSAQRVNDLAHWGLRNFEQVDLIYTDMHVAEMYEALGYGEDEARRKAVKNLRGVRAKVNNAAAEADPTGTRLRARPMSSLTDIPAYRALHSHLTTLLDTDPEFRKTSNSLVDAFLSSKVLNGKAATTRQRDVCLEYVCAEMPLFLDTPAILGVPSSLNCYHQLLPMAELLYSRGSGLRASRNQGHAIITPAEGAPDVH; encoded by the coding sequence ATGGGACTAGCGGCACAAAGGACCCGACCCCTGTTGACGACAGCAACCGAAGTCTTCACAGTCCGGCCGTACACCCCGCATTGCCAGGTGATCAGCACCGAAGGCGATCATGCCGTCATAGGTATTTCCCCGGGGAACAGTTACTTTTCGGCCCAACGTGTCAATGACCTTGCCCACTGGGGCCTGCGCAACTTCGAGCAGGTCGACCTCATCTACACCGACATGCACGTGGCCGAGATGTACGAGGCTCTCGGCTACGGCGAGGACGAAGCGCGCCGGAAGGCGGTGAAGAACCTGCGCGGCGTCCGCGCCAAGGTGAACAACGCCGCCGCGGAGGCCGACCCCACCGGCACCCGCCTCCGCGCCCGCCCGATGTCCTCCCTCACCGACATCCCGGCCTACCGGGCGCTCCACAGTCACCTGACCACCCTTCTGGACACCGACCCGGAGTTCCGCAAGACCAGCAACTCGCTGGTCGACGCGTTCCTCTCGTCCAAGGTCCTGAACGGGAAGGCCGCCACCACGCGGCAGCGCGACGTGTGCCTGGAGTACGTCTGCGCCGAGATGCCGCTCTTCCTCGACACGCCGGCCATCCTCGGCGTGCCGTCCTCCCTCAATTGCTACCACCAGCTCCTGCCCATGGCGGAACTGCTCTACTCACGCGGCTCGGGCCTGCGCGCCTCGCGCAACCAGGGTCACGCCATCATCACCCCCGCCGAAGGAGCTCCCGATGTCCACTGA